One [Clostridium] saccharolyticum WM1 DNA segment encodes these proteins:
- a CDS encoding RHS repeat-associated core domain-containing protein — protein MDDKKIIKDYMNKNKWEVPDTKTEEDVSSGEENEAKSRETRFSRAALPTEKEEFSDIKQYPESPFTYFETNQVNVQLSTGNVQYETTDFVLPGRDGFDVSIARRYDSGCANLMDMDPYVKDNKLKTGSKDNSFYAKTYGLGYGWSFVLPSIETVPYLKCSFMVVPVDPPKSILMGLPAFDYFLHLEDGRSLKISRSSDSFVDHTLKDIRIITRSGMIHHPYAAGITKAYDIIIEYKNGNKDYFKNLYGNDGDRDKLTPQKFTLAARQDKFGNVICYDLKDYGGMVIVDTWGRTISLEKTDYGLIWRLPESTTGKTCELSYQIDQTQPLKLTGVTDPAGRKTQYNYYNPEDYKGVMSYASKKAVGNTTGNRVRNYLLLKSVTYPNLASTQLTYGREISIVNDAGGKLTHFALTMKKDLAEGSEYNRAEYRYRLDSGVSYEYGNGTYIEYAEVKHRQDILETHQFDGEGQLINKEVRYQNALISKGVYQYSNKLLVSAVDQVFDRNNKSQFLKKETNWTYSSDQKANVIKYKETYPDDHSSDQEINTSYDVYSIVLETERKKGSDLIIEKNELHEDLGKRVIKYHLVYENGVLKEKTEYDYKDGANPYCVTNERKYFLADSGNLEQSGEYAETIYKYSSPSSANSRYTHSVISKEQSDIRDADGKLCDPIKKEFQYDNWGRLISKKDSRNQVTTYRYDELGRIVAETLPLVDGQQDIKETYYNDHLNYITETDANHQKRRIQYTPFGQIQQVCLAVSKEPTSGDVVLQDFRYNSWGELTEAVTYDGNGTATDNIRKTERYTYDSFGRVLSRTIPQVGYEEKYEYHEVFTDPDGIKYLREVKKVIGDASAPDIVTECYKDQKDQVRKEILAGKKVFSYEYDNAGNNVRKIDAGNNVERWEYDYAGRIVKSIRTDSGQERITSIQYDGLGNKRFQWDEAGKKTVFQYDKAGRLVQITTPFDHRSRIVKYYYDGAGNIIGEKKEQKDGWQETQYVYDARNRLTDTYQYLSPGNWIKTTCRYDVMNQVILRRTGDTPSGEGREVTKYTYDRFGNVTAMTDARGSTEYYEYDKAGRLQKKMDRNKDQTVYQHDALERLLKETVQKRTPDGMVISEREYAYGKNGKRIREVSRESVGGKQTALLETKYLYNHKGQLARQEDPGNVRKDYTYDIYGNRLSFQLTREGKASPDVGLYYTYDDLYRLKQVRKDSAAGVILAEYEYDEKGNRKTLRYPQSGMETVYQYNDGNRVISLENKRQGTVISAWEYGYDVDGNILSKINKAGSSPVAISYQYDRLGRLTEEDYSGWKRTLYTYDAYSNRVKMMVEGRTKDELVRVTSYEYGLNNRLEKETNKQGKITETYRYRYDENGNETFRIWEKTAPTPDYPGNVRLSGTYRKEVPTVYEWRHYDGFNQLSRINQDDKEITYQYRGDGLRHSAEVRKLTESQGKTNLYCWDGSDIVAEVTDSSKIKTYLRGINVIASEIDRVVYYYIFNEHGDITQLWSQSGTCKASYKYDAFGVERNPDKEDENPFRYCGEYIDLETNTYNLRARYYRSVTGRFLNEDIVENTIRKMPNEQIVTDPLSLNKYTYCHNNPIMYHDPSGYAAIPSWLKTAAKIALGVVIVGAAVVLSAATLGVLPSVALTAVATGAAIGAGAGVLADVGVQYFTNGMSFKNYNIDSTIIAGVQGGVSGAFGMTNFGVGYQVFANTATAGIGSALKGDSTKDIIFNTVVGGFAGWAGGSGSGPKGLRYSELRAWKVSTGLYLKGLIKSTVVSNGFGVIKLYAEEMWNNINNMLKSNNNAMRDGSAASRTFTNYNGTVVEQSQNIKERALRQLNKTYYKYKLAF, from the coding sequence ATGGACGATAAAAAGATTATAAAGGATTACATGAATAAAAATAAATGGGAAGTGCCTGATACAAAGACGGAAGAGGACGTATCAAGCGGAGAAGAGAATGAAGCAAAAAGCCGGGAAACACGATTTAGCCGGGCAGCACTGCCTACGGAGAAGGAAGAATTTTCCGATATAAAACAGTATCCAGAATCCCCATTTACCTATTTTGAAACAAATCAGGTAAATGTTCAGTTAAGCACCGGCAATGTTCAATATGAGACAACCGACTTTGTACTGCCCGGCAGGGATGGCTTTGACGTATCCATTGCCAGACGCTATGATTCCGGATGTGCCAATTTAATGGATATGGATCCATATGTCAAAGATAATAAGCTAAAAACAGGTTCTAAAGATAACAGTTTTTATGCCAAAACTTATGGGCTGGGATATGGCTGGTCCTTTGTCCTGCCATCCATTGAGACTGTACCGTATCTTAAATGTTCTTTTATGGTAGTACCGGTTGATCCTCCGAAGTCAATTTTAATGGGACTTCCCGCTTTTGATTATTTTCTGCATCTGGAAGACGGCAGAAGTTTAAAGATAAGCCGGTCCTCAGACTCATTTGTGGATCATACTCTAAAAGATATCAGGATTATCACCAGATCAGGTATGATTCACCACCCATATGCAGCCGGTATTACAAAAGCTTATGATATTATAATTGAATACAAAAATGGTAATAAAGATTATTTTAAAAATTTATATGGAAATGATGGAGACAGGGATAAACTGACGCCCCAGAAGTTTACACTGGCTGCCCGGCAGGACAAGTTTGGAAATGTGATTTGTTACGATTTAAAGGATTATGGCGGTATGGTGATAGTAGACACCTGGGGGCGTACAATCAGCTTGGAAAAGACCGATTACGGACTTATCTGGAGATTGCCGGAAAGCACAACAGGAAAAACATGTGAACTTTCCTACCAAATCGATCAGACGCAGCCTCTTAAGCTTACCGGAGTAACAGACCCCGCAGGCCGTAAGACACAGTACAACTACTATAATCCAGAAGATTACAAGGGAGTTATGAGTTATGCCTCCAAGAAAGCAGTAGGAAATACTACTGGAAATAGGGTACGCAATTATTTGCTGTTAAAGAGCGTCACATACCCAAATCTTGCATCCACTCAGTTGACATATGGCAGGGAAATCAGCATTGTAAATGATGCCGGTGGAAAGCTTACCCATTTTGCATTGACAATGAAAAAGGATCTTGCTGAAGGAAGTGAGTACAACCGGGCAGAATACAGGTACAGGCTTGATTCCGGAGTTTCCTACGAGTACGGCAATGGCACGTATATCGAATATGCAGAAGTAAAACATCGTCAGGACATTTTGGAAACCCATCAGTTTGATGGGGAAGGACAGCTAATAAATAAGGAGGTTCGTTATCAGAATGCCCTTATTTCAAAAGGCGTTTATCAATATAGTAATAAACTACTCGTGTCAGCCGTTGATCAGGTATTTGACAGGAACAATAAATCCCAGTTTCTGAAAAAGGAAACCAACTGGACTTATTCCTCCGATCAAAAAGCAAATGTCATTAAGTATAAGGAAACCTATCCGGATGACCATTCTAGTGATCAGGAAATCAATACAAGCTATGATGTCTACAGCATCGTTCTTGAAACAGAAAGAAAAAAAGGCTCTGACCTGATCATAGAAAAAAATGAGCTTCATGAGGATTTGGGAAAGCGAGTTATAAAATATCATCTGGTCTATGAAAATGGAGTCTTAAAAGAAAAGACAGAATATGATTATAAGGATGGGGCAAATCCCTACTGTGTGACCAATGAAAGAAAATACTTCCTGGCAGACAGCGGGAACCTGGAACAGTCAGGTGAATATGCGGAAACGATTTATAAATACAGCTCTCCTTCCAGTGCTAACAGCAGATACACACATAGCGTTATATCAAAAGAACAAAGCGACATCCGAGATGCAGACGGCAAGCTCTGTGATCCAATTAAGAAAGAATTCCAATATGACAACTGGGGAAGGCTTATCTCTAAAAAGGATTCCAGGAATCAGGTAACTACCTACCGCTATGACGAACTGGGACGGATTGTAGCAGAGACGCTGCCTCTGGTAGACGGCCAGCAGGACATAAAGGAAACCTATTATAATGACCATTTAAACTATATCACGGAAACAGATGCGAACCACCAGAAAAGAAGAATTCAATACACACCATTTGGGCAGATTCAACAGGTCTGTCTTGCCGTATCCAAGGAACCGACTTCCGGCGATGTCGTGCTTCAGGATTTCCGGTATAATTCATGGGGAGAGCTTACAGAAGCAGTCACTTATGATGGGAACGGCACAGCAACGGATAATATAAGAAAAACGGAACGTTATACTTACGATTCTTTTGGCCGGGTGCTGTCCCGCACGATTCCCCAAGTGGGCTATGAGGAGAAGTATGAATACCATGAGGTATTTACCGATCCAGATGGAATAAAATACTTACGCGAGGTAAAAAAAGTCATAGGAGACGCCTCCGCTCCGGATATCGTGACAGAATGTTATAAAGACCAAAAAGACCAGGTTAGGAAGGAGATCTTAGCCGGAAAGAAGGTGTTTTCCTACGAGTATGACAATGCAGGAAACAATGTCCGGAAAATTGATGCCGGGAACAATGTGGAACGCTGGGAGTACGATTATGCTGGCCGCATCGTAAAATCCATACGGACAGACTCCGGCCAGGAGCGAATTACCAGCATTCAATATGATGGGCTTGGCAATAAACGGTTCCAATGGGATGAAGCCGGAAAGAAGACAGTATTCCAATACGATAAGGCAGGACGTCTTGTTCAGATCACCACGCCGTTTGACCACCGCAGCCGGATTGTAAAATATTACTATGATGGAGCCGGAAATATCATAGGGGAAAAAAAGGAACAAAAAGATGGATGGCAGGAGACTCAGTATGTTTATGATGCCAGGAACCGACTGACCGATACCTACCAGTACTTAAGCCCGGGCAACTGGATTAAGACCACCTGCCGGTATGATGTGATGAATCAGGTCATTCTAAGGAGGACCGGGGATACCCCGTCCGGCGAAGGGCGGGAGGTAACAAAATACACCTATGACCGCTTTGGGAATGTCACGGCAATGACTGATGCCCGTGGTAGTACGGAATACTATGAGTATGACAAAGCCGGAAGACTGCAGAAAAAAATGGACAGGAACAAGGACCAGACTGTTTATCAGCATGATGCCCTGGAACGCCTGCTAAAAGAAACCGTGCAAAAGAGAACGCCTGATGGTATGGTAATTAGCGAGCGGGAGTATGCCTATGGAAAGAACGGCAAGCGGATTCGGGAAGTCAGCCGGGAATCTGTGGGGGGAAAACAAACCGCCCTCCTGGAGACGAAGTACCTCTATAATCATAAAGGCCAGCTGGCCCGCCAGGAGGATCCGGGAAATGTGAGGAAGGATTATACTTATGATATATATGGAAACCGCCTGTCCTTTCAACTGACCCGAGAAGGGAAAGCAAGCCCTGATGTCGGTCTGTATTATACGTATGATGACTTATATCGTTTAAAGCAGGTAAGAAAAGACAGTGCTGCCGGGGTGATATTGGCAGAGTACGAATATGATGAAAAAGGCAACCGTAAAACCCTCCGCTATCCGCAGTCCGGTATGGAGACCGTCTATCAGTATAATGATGGTAATAGGGTAATCTCTCTGGAGAATAAACGGCAGGGAACCGTGATTTCTGCATGGGAATACGGCTATGATGTGGATGGGAATATTCTAAGTAAGATCAACAAAGCCGGTTCTTCCCCAGTTGCCATATCCTATCAATATGACCGGCTGGGCCGTCTGACAGAAGAAGATTATTCTGGATGGAAGCGGACGCTTTACACCTACGACGCCTATTCCAACCGTGTAAAAATGATGGTGGAAGGAAGAACAAAGGATGAGTTGGTCCGTGTTACCAGCTATGAATATGGTTTGAACAACCGGTTGGAAAAGGAAACAAATAAGCAGGGGAAAATAACGGAAACGTACCGGTACCGTTATGATGAGAATGGAAATGAAACCTTCCGGATTTGGGAGAAAACAGCCCCTACGCCGGACTATCCGGGAAATGTCAGGTTATCGGGGACCTATCGAAAAGAGGTTCCAACGGTTTATGAGTGGAGACATTATGATGGATTCAACCAACTGAGCCGGATCAATCAGGATGACAAAGAGATTACATATCAGTACCGGGGAGATGGCCTGCGCCACAGTGCTGAGGTGCGGAAACTGACCGAAAGCCAGGGGAAAACAAATTTATATTGCTGGGATGGAAGCGATATTGTAGCGGAAGTGACTGATAGTAGCAAGATTAAAACCTATTTAAGGGGAATCAATGTAATTGCCAGTGAAATAGATCGTGTGGTATACTATTATATATTTAATGAACATGGGGATATAACCCAACTGTGGAGTCAAAGCGGAACGTGTAAAGCCTCGTATAAGTATGATGCTTTTGGAGTGGAGAGAAACCCAGATAAGGAGGATGAAAATCCGTTTCGGTATTGTGGGGAGTATATAGACTTAGAGACGAATACCTATAACTTAAGAGCAAGGTATTATAGATCTGTGACTGGTCGATTCCTAAATGAAGACATTGTTGAAAATACAATCCGAAAAATGCCAAATGAGCAGATAGTCACCGATCCGCTCAGCCTGAATAAGTATACCTATTGTCACAATAATCCAATTATGTATCATGATCCAAGTGGATATGCTGCAATACCATCATGGTTAAAGACAGCTGCTAAAATAGCATTAGGTGTGGTGATAGTTGGTGCTGCAGTAGTACTGTCAGCTGCGACACTTGGAGTATTACCATCAGTAGCGTTAACAGCTGTTGCAACGGGGGCAGCTATTGGTGCTGGGGCAGGTGTTTTAGCTGATGTTGGGGTTCAATATTTCACTAATGGTATGTCTTTTAAAAACTATAATATTGATAGTACAATTATTGCAGGCGTTCAAGGTGGAGTGTCTGGAGCATTTGGAATGACAAATTTTGGAGTAGGATATCAAGTGTTTGCAAATACCGCAACTGCGGGAATTGGATCAGCATTAAAGGGAGATAGTACTAAGGATATTATTTTTAACACAGTAGTTGGAGGTTTTGCAGGATGGGCAGGTGGTTCAGGATCAGGACCAAAAGGTTTACGTTACTCGGAGTTACGTGCATGGAAAGTATCTACAGGATTATATTTAAAAGGTTTAATAAAGAGCACAGTTGTTTCTAATGGCTTTGGAGTAATAAAGCTTTACGCTGAGGAGATGTG